The following are from one region of the Bacillus methanolicus MGA3 genome:
- a CDS encoding VWA domain-containing protein, which translates to MKLDNGQKVSGTANIAILLDASGSMAQKIGGKTKMDLAKEAVNQFVSSMPEGSNVSLRVYGHKGSNSDNDKKLSCGSTEMVYDLKPYNAADFKASLGKFQPTGWTPIALAITETKKDFEKANKPGQNIIYVVSDGIETCDGDPVKAAKELHDSNIKAVVNIIGFDVDSNGQKQLLSVAEAGGGEFETVDTAEDFKQAWERERIRLYNEWSSWSAENWNDVSREQNEKENALYSNKSKFQNLIYDEKAHLTDAEYYLRDKE; encoded by the coding sequence ATGCCAGTGGAAGTATGGCTCAAAAAATTGGTGGTAAAACAAAAATGGACCTAGCTAAAGAAGCTGTAAATCAGTTTGTCTCTTCTATGCCGGAAGGATCAAATGTTTCACTAAGAGTATATGGACATAAAGGAAGTAACAGCGATAATGATAAAAAACTTTCATGTGGAAGCACAGAAATGGTCTATGATTTAAAACCTTATAATGCTGCCGATTTTAAAGCTTCATTAGGTAAATTCCAACCTACAGGTTGGACACCGATTGCTTTAGCAATTACGGAAACAAAAAAGGATTTTGAAAAAGCAAATAAGCCAGGACAAAATATCATTTATGTGGTAAGTGATGGAATTGAGACATGTGACGGTGATCCGGTAAAGGCAGCAAAGGAACTTCATGATTCCAATATTAAAGCAGTTGTCAATATCATCGGTTTTGATGTAGACAGCAATGGCCAAAAACAATTGCTTTCGGTTGCAGAAGCCGGCGGCGGAGAATTTGAAACAGTGGATACAGCAGAGGACTTCAAACAGGCTTGGGAAAGAGAACGTATTCGTCTGTACAATGAGTGGAGTTCTTGGAGTGCTGAAAATTGGAATGATGTATCAAGAGAACAAAATGAGAAAGAAAATGCTCTTTACAGCAATAAGTCAAAATTTCAAAACTTAATTTATGATGAAAAAGCTCATTTAACTGATGCCGAATATTATTTGCGAGACAAGGAATAA